tagatggcgctgtctcatagaagtacatacaaactgcagttcagggacgatattttagatggcgctgtacacaatctgtgtcgtcatccccatttctcgtctcatttcctagatggcgttggcccaatagaattgtgtgcaatatggcgcttgtgtgaatcgcatagagttaatatactgaatCTAGaagaaaagctccccatagggcccatgcattgaaacctataaccgcatgggttccgccatgatggaacaaaacgatcgttgccagcgttgccagaccctgagatgctcgctatatttgacggtagtaatcagttttaatctaccaacctaagccagctacgcgctgttcagagaacatcagctgtgttttgatgcgtgaagccgtgtgttagtgtacggttgtctgtgcagctggtccggttgataacagttaaaatttccacctgtttgtgcatggtttttactaggcactccctaccaaagtttctccgttcgctggcacaaaggtcactcgacagattcgcagctcgaagcaaagtccgtaggccgtggtcgcgcgctgattcgacttgcaatggcgagacacctgtatccacgttctttttcagctcaatATTgttgccgtacttcagcgcagagagccgtaaagcagaaaaatgtcgattgcagcatgcagcggcgaatgtgagtgagacatctcccgaaagcttcaatcgaaactaaagttacgcggcccacgaagctttatcgccgttaaaagtctaaaaaaatcggttgcgactagttcgtacataactttctgggcttgtctcatctcttctttgccgtccgtcctggtttgcactgaagtttccagcttgaaagaaaaaagggctgtcacatgaagtcgagtggtatgcggcgacagaaaacgcacacaacgggacactatgacaagtacgagatacacgacgcgaacgaagtttcaagggctttaacacgacgcgcaaaccggcgcaatcggccgaaagcacacactcgcgtactcgcgattgttgatatggtggtgccatctagttaaccatgcagcctgcaaacgctcctttccgcgcgcagtaaattgcataaatagccgtcgtattctttcgtagaagtattcaaagtaaacacaaaacaatatccgcaagtttttaattgtgcagatgcttctttaggattgatatgtgatggcaagaatgacaacgttccaagatgtcagcgttcttgtggttataggtctcgcggcccagcttttcctctggagtcagtatattaactctatggtgaatcgacactagatagCAATgaaagtgccgctgctctccgattggctgctgcgggggctgcgcggggatgcgcggggagcgagcgcctctctcattctcctggatcgtcgccgtatgtgtcggatcgttggcggagcatgaaCAATGCGcggcggcgggcgctcgcttggcggcagccaggcggatcccgtgacggtgcgcgccaaggacgccgctgcgaaatgggctcaacgagaagcgaatcctgagaccatgattgcttcaggagcttcgcccaagctcttcatcattcacccgtggatatatgctgtaattttttttccttcgttactgtttgctgttttcatagTTTGCCAACAtgtgcgatgacgctataacaaaatcgtgagtgtacgtgattgtgggagttatgtgtgctaattctagcatatggcatgtgtcgcgtggttagtgccgcagggcAGTAGCACGGGCACGCAGACTCACGCGTACACGCTGCTCGctcggacgaaaatgtaacccagcctttattggggcacgaacatatatatgatgcacgcagtaacagggggcgccacgctccagtggcggcctaatcgAAAGGCTGAATTGTagcgacctctacatctccccccttgaGAAAGTCTGATGGGAGGATGGAGGACGCCCAACACATCACAATGTCACAAGTTCAAACGGCGCGGCGGAACAACGCGCCGGCCATAACGTGTCCCTGGCTGCTggggaatgttgcaaaggctgcccTTGGGAGACCGCAGGTTCCACGCTGTTGGCAGGCTGAGGTTCCTGAAGGGGAACTTGATGCAGTGGCGATGGTTGCTGTGCAGCTGTCGGCAGCGATTCCCCACTGGAGGTAGAAGGCACGAAAGGCACTAGGTGACGGCGGTTGCGCTGTAGAACACCACCTTGGTCTGTTTCAACCACGTAGCTTCTTGGCCTTTGCCCCGGGCTGAGGACCGTAGCTTGCACTTGGTCAGGGCGCACCCACACACGCTGACCGGTTTGGAGAGGTGACAGGTCTCGAGCTCCGTGATGCCTATTGTAGTCGTCGGTCTGCTTACGCTTGTAGGCCGCATCCTTGGCGACGACATCTTTCCTAGGCGGCCATTTGGGATGTAACTGGGagttttgcttcgggactctggtTCTCAGCTGACGTCCCATCAACAGCTGGGCTGGACTGAAGCCATCGACTCCTGGAGTGTCCCGATAACTGAGCAGAGCGAGGTGAGGGTCTTTGGACTTGCGGAACAGGTCCTTGACTGTCCGTACCATCCTTTCTGCCTCTCCGTTTGACTGGGCGTAGTGTGGGCTACTGGTCGCATGGTTGAAGCCATAAGACGTTGCAAATGCCGCAAACTCTTATGACGAGAATGGTGGGCCGTTGTCCGACCTGACGTCTTGTGGGATTCCGTGGCGTGCGAAGATGCTTTTGAGAGCATCGATGACTGCCCGAGCTGTAGTGCTTCTCAGGGTCACCACCTCGGGAAACCTCGAGTAGTAGTCCACCACCAGGAGGAACGTCTGGCCATTGAGATGGAACAAGTCCATTCCCAGAAATTCCCAGGGACGTCCAGGTAGAGCTGTGGAGACTAGGGGTTCTGCAAGGTTCACCCGGGTGGATGCGCACTGTTCGCAGTTGGTGACGAGAGAGGCGATGTCTGCTGAGATACCCGGCCACCAAACCGACTCCCGAGCTAGGGCTTTGGTCCTGTTGATGCCCTGATGGCCTTCGTGCAACAGCGTCAAGACCGCTGGCCGAAGAGACGATGGGATGACAATCCgggggcctttcagcaggataCCATCGCAGACAGAGAGCTCGTCCGCCACGGAGGCGTACTTCgacacatgcagaggtagcttgGCCTTTCGTGGCCAACCTTGCTGGCAGAAGGAGATGAGGGCCTTGCACTCTCCATCGGATTCTTGTGCCTGTCGTACATCTTCCGGGCTGAGTGGCAAAACTTCTGACATGCAGCCGACTACTTGTGCTGCGAAGAGTTCCACCGTGTCTACAGGAGTGGATGCCTtgtgggtgatacgtgataaGGCATCTGCTGTTGCTAGCAGTTTTGCTGGCACGTGCAGCATGCGAAACTGGTACTGCATTGTCTTGAGCCGTAGTCTCTGAATACGAGGCGGCAACATATCCAGTTCCATCTTGCCCAGAAGTGAAACGAGAGGCAGGTGGTCTGTCTCGACGACGAAGGTGATGCCACGGacaaactcgtcgaacctttggatagcccacgtcgttgccaaagcttctttttcggtctggctgtaacgctgttcggtactcgtcattgacctcgaagcgaatgcgactgggcgacgctctcccgagggttgagtttgcagcaatactgcgccgagtccgaaagagcttgcatctgcggacactgtcgtggcatacgacgggtggtacttggccatgcacctgtctgacgtcaggagttctttgaccttcttgaatgctgcctcttGCTCATGCTGCCACACCCAACTCGCAGACTTGTTCAGCAAGGCTCTGATGGGTGCTGTGACGTCCGAGATGTGTGGCAGGAATCTGGCGAGATGATTCACCATTCCAAGCAGTCGTCTAACGCCAGCGATGTCTGTGGGAGCTTCCATAGCTTTGACCGCTTCAACCTTGCTTGGATCCGGCCTGATACCCTTAGCTGAGCCGACAACACCGAGGAAGGAGACCTCAGATACCCCAAAGCGACACTTGTCCtcgttcaacgtgatgcctgctTCTGCAAGACGAGATAACACCTGGCTCAGTCTGGCGTCATGCTCCTGGCGGGTGCGTCCAAAAACCAGAATGTCATCTATCATGTTGGCGACCCCTTCTTGGCCCTCCAGGATTCTTGCCATCTGTTTCTGGAAGTACTCGGGAGCGGAGGTGATGCCAAGGGGAGCCGGCAAAGCAGTATCGGCCATATGGGGTGATGAATGTCGTCAGCTCTTGGGAACCGGCAGAAAGCTTCACCTGGTGGAAGCTTGCGGTTGCATCCAGCCTTGAAAAAACTGTCGCGTCACCGAGGAGGCCAAGGACTTGCTCAACCGTTGGCAAAATATGCCGTTCACGGAGGACGACTTTAAGTTGAGTCAAGTCGACGCATAGCCGGTAGGAACCATCGTCTTTCCTGACGACAACGAGACCAGAGCACCATGGAGTTGGCTTGTCGATCCTGCGGATCACTCCCGCGCTTTCCAATTTGTCCGGCTCGCGGCGGACGACCTCGAGCAGCGGGATGGGGATCCTGCGGGGGACGCTTAGCGAGAAGGGCACGGCATCGGGTTTCAGCCGAATAACGTATTCGTCCTTGAGAGTGCCCAATCCTTTGAAGAGCTCGGCGTGCAGCGTTGCTTTGGGAGCCTTGAGttcgtcaagaaatttcacaactttcagggcttggagcgctggcagtcctaaaagaggcacagtgagtgactgtggattacgtataggcgctggcagcttgtttttccttgccaccgaagtcgtgccagatacgagcctagaACGCGAAGTGGCTGTCCTCCAGGGCCGGTGAGCAGACTGTCGACTCGGTCGAGCTTGGCAGGCAGCGCAGGGAAGTCACTGGGTACAGCAGATACTTCGGCGCCAGAGTCGACTTTGAACTGCGCTGTGTAGTTGTCAACGGTCACGTCGACGAACTTTGCAGCGGCGGGCGTGCCGACGGCATGCAGGTGAACGGAGCCGAGCttgttctgctggtgcttccgCGAGCGGCAAACTTCGGCGAAGTGGCcctttctttttgcaaaagttgcaGAGCGTCGAGCCGGGCAGTCCGAACGTCGGTGAGGCGCGCGGCCGCAGAATTCACACGTGGACGGCTCGCAAACGCGCTCGGCTGGCGGCTGCGACGTAGTAGGCTTAGCTCCGGAGCGTCGACGAGAGGCGAACTTGCTGGCTTTCGCGGCGTCAAAGTTGAGCTCGCGTGCGTGCTCGGTGCGGTTCTGGGTCAACTCCTTCTCTTTGTCGGCGTCTTCGGACTGACTGACGGGCCTGTGTCCATGCCTCCTTGAGCGTCAGCTTCGCGTTTCGGCACAGCTGATCCGAGAGGCGAGAGTCACGGAGGCCGACGACGAACCGGTGCGCGTACGAGCCTTTCCTCGACAGCAGCTGACGGGTAGTTGCAGCGCTTCACCCCCTGCACAGTTCGGTAGTACGTGTCGACGCTTTCGCCGGGTAGCTGAACACGCACTGGAAACCGCGACGACTCGTAGAGCTCGTTGGCCGGGTGCACGAAGgctcagtgaagcgggcggcaacaACTTGGTACGAGGCGAGCGACTCGGCGATCGAGCTGAGAACGTCTCGAGGAGCGGACGTGCCTCGGGCCCATGCAGTACAGTAGCGAGCGTACCTGCAGTCTTCCGACGCTTTTGTCAGTCCCGAAACCGCGGTGAAGTCTTCGTAGCGGCTGAGCCATGTCG
Above is a window of Rhipicephalus sanguineus isolate Rsan-2018 chromosome 3, BIME_Rsan_1.4, whole genome shotgun sequence DNA encoding:
- the LOC119386393 gene encoding uncharacterized protein LOC119386393, with the protein product MVRTVKDLFRKSKDPHLALLSYRDTPGVDGFSPAQLLMGRQLRTRVPKQNSQLHPKWPPRKDVVAKDAAYKRKQTDDYNRHHGARDLSPLQTGQRVWVRPDQVQATVLSPGQRPRSYVVETDQGGVLQRNRRHLVPFVPSTSSGESLPTAAQQPSPLHQVPLQEPQPANSVEPAVSQGQPLQHSPAARDTLWPARCSAAPFELVTL